The DNA window AACTGCGGGTGCCCTGGACCTTGGCCCTCCCGGCGAAGAAACTGGCGAGGCCGGTCGTAATTTTGTGGGCAAGTGCAAAGTCAATCAGTTTGATGTTGCCGCTGTCGTCGAGCAGAAAGTTATCAGGCTTGACGTCGCGATGAATCCAGCCCTGCTCATGCAGGTAGTGCAGGCCCGTCGCACACTGCTCGATCATCGAGGTCGTATGTTTTTCGATCAGCTCAGGGTCCGTCCGCATCAGCTGCTTGACGTTTTTCCCCGAATAAAACTGCAGCACCAGAAAGGGCAGGTCGTACTCGAAATTGAGATCGTAGATCTCAATTACCCGTTCGTGCGACAGGCCTTTACCGACTTCAAACTCGTGCTTCAGGAAGTTGATTTCTTCCCGATTCTTGCGATGCTCTTTCTGCAGCACCTTCAAGGCGACGCGTTTCTCGTCCCCCTCTCGGACGCAGTCCCAGATTTGACACGAGTTACCCGCTCGCACCAGGCGAATCAGCCGATAGGGTCCAAGAAAGTCGCGCCCGTATGACACTGTGGATGTCTCAGAGAAGTAAAGCCCTGCAGTTTTTTCAAGTCTAAACCAATCCCGGCACAGCGGGAAGTAGTTTGCAGTCGGCCATCAGGCAGCCGAAGTCGCCAGAATTCTGGACGGAGCCGTCTCAACTCTAAAAACAGCAGCCAAACCCGAGCGAGTTCAGCCAGAGGACGGATTCGCTTCAATCCGCGTTCCTTTCATGGTAGACTAGGCAGTCCAATTGTCCCTCCCGCCTTTTCCGCTCCCAGCAGCACTCCCCATGGCGAAACGTATCTCTGTAGTTATCTCGCAGACGCCCAGTCAAAACCCGGCCAAGCGCGCGCTGGAGGAAGAGATCGTCACGCACCTGCTGATGCAAAGCGGCGTCGAAGTGACGATCATCCCCAATCTCTACGATCTCACCGCCGACAGCACCGGCATGCTCGCCCTCAAAAGCGTGCCCGGCGACATGATTGTGCTTTCCTGGATGTTCCCCCGGGCGGCCCACTGGATTCTGGATCGTAACGCCGTGAACGGCCGCGTGGGAGAAACCCTGCTCAGCGTCGACGATGACGATGACGACGACGAGTTGGAAGCACTCGACGACGAAGAGGAAAAGGTCCGCGTCATCGACCAGCGACCGGCCCCCAGCCGTTCGATCTACTGCCTGGACCTCCGCTCGCACAATACGGCCGAGCCGTACCTGCAGGAAGTCCGCCGCATTGTCGACGAAGCCAACACCGAAGTCGTCAGCCTGATGGGCTGGATCAAAGGATCGCCCCAACCCGAACAGCTTGACCGCTACCTCAACGGCGCCGTCCCCGGAGCGAACGGCAATGGGAACGGGAACGCAACCAACGGCAACGCAACCAATGGATCCGCTGCCGCCGCGAACGGCTCTGCTGGCGAGGCGCCGGCCGAACCGGCCGTGCTGCATCGGATTGAAGACGCCGCCCCGCGTCGCTGGTATCCCGTGATCGATTTCAGCCGCTGCACCAACTGCATGG is part of the Lignipirellula cremea genome and encodes:
- a CDS encoding serine/threonine-protein kinase, whose product is MSYGRDFLGPYRLIRLVRAGNSCQIWDCVREGDEKRVALKVLQKEHRKNREEINFLKHEFEVGKGLSHERVIEIYDLNFEYDLPFLVLQFYSGKNVKQLMRTDPELIEKHTTSMIEQCATGLHYLHEQGWIHRDVKPDNFLLDDSGNIKLIDFALAHKITTGLASFFAGRAKVQGTRSYMSPEQIRGKNLDRRSDVYSLGCMIFELLSSRLPYTGVSENDLLNKHIRAGIPNVAALNNRVTPEMAALVMQMMTKDPEGRPRSMLKFLQDFRSIRVFKAGK
- a CDS encoding ATP-binding protein, with translation MAKRISVVISQTPSQNPAKRALEEEIVTHLLMQSGVEVTIIPNLYDLTADSTGMLALKSVPGDMIVLSWMFPRAAHWILDRNAVNGRVGETLLSVDDDDDDDELEALDDEEEKVRVIDQRPAPSRSIYCLDLRSHNTAEPYLQEVRRIVDEANTEVVSLMGWIKGSPQPEQLDRYLNGAVPGANGNGNGNATNGNATNGSAAAANGSAGEAPAEPAVLHRIEDAAPRRWYPVIDFSRCTNCMECVDFCLFGVYGVDGQETILVEQPDNCRKGCPACSRVCPENAIIFPQHKTPAIAGSDDAVAGLKIDLSQLFGAPSTDDGGVDVAVRERDEQLLLAGREAVGSAVGLPKRQQDQDEEPKDELDSLLDELDDLDL